Proteins encoded together in one Lagopus muta isolate bLagMut1 chromosome 3, bLagMut1 primary, whole genome shotgun sequence window:
- the LOC125691285 gene encoding tubulin alpha-8 chain-like — translation MQNSADKFYVGICIFSLVDEVRTGTYRQLFHPEQLITGKEDAANNYARGHYTVGKEIVDLVLDSTRKVADLCTGLQGFLIFHSFGGGTGSGFTSLLMERLSVDYGKKSKLEFAIYPAPQVSTAVVEPYNSVLTTHTTLEHSDCAFMVDNEAAYDICRRNLDIERPTYTNLNRLIAQIVSSITASLRFDGALNVDLTEFQTNLVPYPRIHFPLVTYAPIISAEKAYHEQLSVAEITNACFEPANQMVKCDPRHGKYMACCMLYRGDVVPKDVNAAIATIKTKRTIQFVDWCPTGFKVGINYQPPTVVPGGDLAKVQRAVCMLSNTTAIAEAWARLDHKFDLMYAKRAFVHWYVGEGMEEGEFSEAREDLAALEKDYEEVGIDSVEAEAEEEDEY, via the exons ATGCAGAACTCAGCAGATAAATTTTATGttggaatatgtattttttcacttgtaGATGAAGTACGTACAGGCACATATAGGCAGTTGTTCCACCCTGAGCAGCTCATTACTGGGAAAGAAGATGCAGCTAATAATTATGCCAGAGGCCATTACACCGTTGGAAAAGAGATTGTTGATCTAGTGTTAGACAGCACGCGCAAAGTG GCTGATCTGTGCACTGGGCTGCAAGGTTTCCTTATCTTTCACAGTTTTGGAGGAGGCACTGGTTCAGGGTTTACATCTCTGCTCATGGAAAGGCTCTCTGTTGACTATGGCAAAAAATCTAAACTAGAATTTGCAATTTATCCAGCACCACAGGTTTCTACTGCTGTAGTGGAACCTTACAATTCAGTTTTAACTACGCATACAACACTGGAGCATTCAGACTGCGCATTCATGGTAGATAATGAAGCCGCTTATGATATATGTCGTCGCAACCTGGACATAGAACGTCCCACTTATACCAATTTAAATCGACTAATTGCGCAAATTGTTTCATCCATCACAGCTTCACTACGTTTTGATGGAGCCCTTAATGTAGATCTGACAGAATTTCAAACTAACCTTGTTCCGTACCCAcgaatccatttccccttggtAACATATGCCCCtatcatctctgctgaaaaagCCTACCATGAGCAGTTATCCGTGGCTGAAATTACCAATGCTTGCTTTGAACCAGCCAACCAGATGGTAAAATGTGACCCACGTCATGGTAAATACATGGCCTGCTGTATGTTATACAGAGGTGATGTTGTCCCTAAAGATGTCAACGCAGCTATCGCTACTATCAAGACTAAACGTACCATTCAGTTTGTGGATTGGTGCCCAACTGGATTCAAG GTGGGCATTAACTACCAGCCTCCAACTGTGGTGCCAGGTGGCGACCTTGCAAAGGTGCAGAGAGCTGTATGTATGCTGAGTAATACCACTGCCATTGCTGAAGCATGGGCTCGTCTCGACCATAAATTCGATTTGATGTATGCCAAACGTGCCTTTGTACATTGGTACGTTGGGGAAGGAATGGAGGAAGGAGAATTTTCCGAAGCCCGGGAAGATCTGGCTGCCCTTGAAAAAGATTATGAAGAAGTTGGGATAGACTCTGTagaagcagaggctgaagaAGAGGATGAATACTGA